A genomic stretch from Falco cherrug isolate bFalChe1 chromosome 1, bFalChe1.pri, whole genome shotgun sequence includes:
- the UFD1 gene encoding ubiquitin recognition factor in ER-associated degradation protein 1 isoform X1: MFSFNMFDHPIPRVFQNRFSTQYRCFSVSMLAGPNDSIDFRALVSPPKVTFRKRPLVLVIMPPSALDQLSRLNITYPMLFKLTNKNSDRMTHCGVLEFVADEGICYLPHWMMQNLLLEEGGLVQVESVNLQVATYSKFQPQSPDFLDITNPKAVLENALRNFACLTTGDVIAINYNEKIYELRVMETKPDKAVSIIECDMNVDFDAPLGYKEPERSAQHEETADVEADHSGYVSDIGFRAFSGSGNRLDGKKKGVEPSPSPIKPGDIRRGIPNYDFKIGRITFIRNSRPLVKKVEEDESGSRFIAFSGEGQSLRKKGRKP; this comes from the exons aTG TTCTCCTTCAACATGTTCGACCACCCCATCCCGCGGGTCTTCCAGAACCGCTTCTCAACCCAGTACCGCTGCTTCTCCGTGTCCATGCTTGCCGGGCCGAATGACAG CATCGATTTCAGAGCACTTGTAAGCCCCCCAAAAGTTACCTTCAGGAAACGTCCTCTAGTGCTAG TAATTATGCCACCATCGGCTTTGGATCAACTCA gccgACTTAATATTACTTACCCGATGCTGTTTAAGCTGACCAATAAAAATTCAGACCGAATGACACACTGTGGAGTGCTTGAATTTGTGGCCGATGAGGGCATATGTTACCTTCCACACTGG ATGATGCAGAACTTGCTGCTGGAAGAGGGGGGCCTGGTGCAAGTGGAAAGCGTTAATCTTCAAGTTGCTACTTACTCAAAATTTCAGCCACAGAGTCCAGATTTTCTTGACATCACCAATCCCAAAGCTGT ATTAGAAAATGCCCTGAGAAACTTCGCTTGTCTGACTACTGGGGATGTTATTGCCATCAACTACAATGAAAAG ATCTATGAGCTTCGGGTAATGGAGACCAAACCAGATAAGGCTGTGTCTATCATCGAATGCGATATGAAT GTGGATTTTGATGCTCCTTTGGGATACAAGGAACCAGAAAGAAGTGCACAACATGAAGAGACCGCG GATGTTGAAGCAGACCATAGTGGATATGTGAGTGACATAGGATTTCGT GCATTCTCTGGTTCTGGGAACAGATTGGATGGCAAGAAGAAAGGTGTTGAGCCTAGTCCATCGCCAATTAAACCAGGAGACATTCGAAG AGGAATACCCAACTATGACTTCAAGATTGGTAGAATCACATTCATTAGAAACTCACGTCCGCTAGTTAAGAAGGTTGAAGAG gatgaATCTGGAAGCCGGTTTATTGCCTTTTCAGGAGAAGGCCAGTCCCTGcgcaaaaagggaagaaaaccctAA
- the UFD1 gene encoding ubiquitin recognition factor in ER-associated degradation protein 1 isoform X2: MFSFNMFDHPIPRVFQNRFSTQYRCFSVSMLAGPNDRSDVEKGGKIIMPPSALDQLSRLNITYPMLFKLTNKNSDRMTHCGVLEFVADEGICYLPHWMMQNLLLEEGGLVQVESVNLQVATYSKFQPQSPDFLDITNPKAVLENALRNFACLTTGDVIAINYNEKIYELRVMETKPDKAVSIIECDMNVDFDAPLGYKEPERSAQHEETADVEADHSGYVSDIGFRAFSGSGNRLDGKKKGVEPSPSPIKPGDIRRGIPNYDFKIGRITFIRNSRPLVKKVEEDESGSRFIAFSGEGQSLRKKGRKP; this comes from the exons aTG TTCTCCTTCAACATGTTCGACCACCCCATCCCGCGGGTCTTCCAGAACCGCTTCTCAACCCAGTACCGCTGCTTCTCCGTGTCCATGCTTGCCGGGCCGAATGACAGGTCAGATGTGGAGAAAGGCGGGAAGA TAATTATGCCACCATCGGCTTTGGATCAACTCA gccgACTTAATATTACTTACCCGATGCTGTTTAAGCTGACCAATAAAAATTCAGACCGAATGACACACTGTGGAGTGCTTGAATTTGTGGCCGATGAGGGCATATGTTACCTTCCACACTGG ATGATGCAGAACTTGCTGCTGGAAGAGGGGGGCCTGGTGCAAGTGGAAAGCGTTAATCTTCAAGTTGCTACTTACTCAAAATTTCAGCCACAGAGTCCAGATTTTCTTGACATCACCAATCCCAAAGCTGT ATTAGAAAATGCCCTGAGAAACTTCGCTTGTCTGACTACTGGGGATGTTATTGCCATCAACTACAATGAAAAG ATCTATGAGCTTCGGGTAATGGAGACCAAACCAGATAAGGCTGTGTCTATCATCGAATGCGATATGAAT GTGGATTTTGATGCTCCTTTGGGATACAAGGAACCAGAAAGAAGTGCACAACATGAAGAGACCGCG GATGTTGAAGCAGACCATAGTGGATATGTGAGTGACATAGGATTTCGT GCATTCTCTGGTTCTGGGAACAGATTGGATGGCAAGAAGAAAGGTGTTGAGCCTAGTCCATCGCCAATTAAACCAGGAGACATTCGAAG AGGAATACCCAACTATGACTTCAAGATTGGTAGAATCACATTCATTAGAAACTCACGTCCGCTAGTTAAGAAGGTTGAAGAG gatgaATCTGGAAGCCGGTTTATTGCCTTTTCAGGAGAAGGCCAGTCCCTGcgcaaaaagggaagaaaaccctAA
- the MRPL40 gene encoding 39S ribosomal protein L40, mitochondrial, with protein sequence MLAAARRLCGALVAPGGVRLSSWLPQTAPSRGSHWQTSLLAFQASLPVRAQPKKKKKVDVKREQAQKDRMKKKIKKLEKAAPEMIPIEDFVTPLKYSDSNRVRSLPALSFEETERRVLLMKKWCLFKQKQGKAEKKAIQTLVEAQQEALKELRLESEELYQAAIRRDEGLFPFERDGPNYTPSLPGYDPPEGKCVDITKVYTQ encoded by the exons ATGTtggcggcggcccggcggcTCTGCGGGGCCTTGGTAGCGCCCGGCGGCGTCCGGCTCAG ttcGTGGCTGCCCCAGACGGCTCCATCCCGAGGGAGTCACTGGCAGACTTCGCTGCTGGCGTTCCAGGCGTCTCTCCCCGTGAG AGCACAAccaaagaagaagaagaaagtggaTGTAAAGAGAGAGCAAGCACAGAAAGATCGTAtgaaaaagaagattaaaaagttGGAAAAAGCTGCCCCAGAAATGATTCCAATTGAGGATTTTGTAACGCCACTTAAGTACTCGGATAGCAACAG GGTGCGAAGCCTTCCTGCTCTGTCGTTTGAGGAAACTGAAAGAAGAGTTTTGCTTATGAAGAAGTGGTGTTTGTTTAAGCAGAAACAAGGtaaggcagaaaagaaagcGATTCAGACCCTTGTAGAAGCTCAGCAAGAGGCACTAAAGGAACTGCGCCTTGAATCTGAAGAGCTGTATCAGGCAGCAATCAGACGAGATGAGGGGCTTTTCCCCTTTGAGAGAGATGGACCTAATTATACCCCATCGCTTCCTGGTTATGATCCTCCTGAAGGAAAATGTGTTGATATCACCAAAGTATATACGCAGTGA
- the C1H22orf39 gene encoding UPF0545 protein C22orf39 homolog: MAGGGSWRPPRPCEDYWWEWKHCRGLRHAFHHYYAHGELPACGRWRDDYEACRAWESGRAAAAQEALCNSERARVMEKQKHAPVWKLRKSPPPDWYLPLDKDKPN, encoded by the exons atggcgggcggcgggagctgGCGG CCGCCGCGGCCGTGCGAGGACTACTGGTGGGAGTGGAAGCACTGCCGCGGGCTGCGCCACGCCTTCCACCACTACTACGCGCACGGGGAGCTGCCGGCCTGCGGCCGCTGGCGGGACGACTACGAGGCCTGCCGCGCCTGGGAGagcggccgcgccgccgccgcccag GAAGCTTTGTGCAACAGTGAAAGAGCTCGAGTtatggaaaaacagaaacacgCTCCAGTGTGGAAGCTCAGGAAGAGCCCACCACCTGACTGGTATCTTCCACTTGACAAAGACAAACCAAATTAG